The Rhodanobacter sp. LX-99 genomic interval GGCCTGATCGGTGGCGCCTGGCTGTCCGGTCGGATGGCCGAACGGCGCAGCGCGAAGTTCACGGTGAGCCTGGGTTACGCGGTGATGCTGCTGGCGTGTGCGGCGCACTTGCTGCTGGCGCTGGCGCTGCCCGCGCCGCGGCTGCCGTGGTCGATGCTGCCGTTGATCCTGCACGGCATCGGCGTGCAGCTGGCGTTCCCCACTCTCACGCTGCTGCTGCTGGATCGTTTCCCGCACCAACGCGGCGGGATTTCCTCGGTGCAGGCGTTTGCCAGCCTGCTGCTGTGCAGCTTCGTGGCCGGGGTGATGTCGCCGCTGCTGTCGACCAACATGCTGCATCTGGCGCTGGGCGCGTCGGGGTTGACCCTGGCCGGCGTGCTGGCGTGGTGGCGCTATCACCGCATCACGCGCCAGCCGCTGGATCAGCCACTGGCCGGCGCCGATACGGCGGTGGCGATGCAGGCGGAGATTGCCGAGCCGCGCTGAAGCGGCGGCGGACCCGGCTAAGCCGAAGGGGTCGCCGGGGCGCGTACCACGGCATCCGCCGATATGAGCGCGCTGGCGTCGGCCAGTGCCCTGACCAGCGAAGGCGAGCGGTAGCCGGGGTCGGCGAGCCAGCGTTGCCACACCGAGTCGTCGATCCTCTCGTTGACGCCGGTGCCGAGCATGCGATCGAACGGCGGCTTGAACTCCTTGTAGAGGCCGCCCATGAACTCCGCGTACGAATTGCGCGGCACGCCGGTGTCGGCATCGGCCTCCGGCATGAACGGCGCGTCGCAGGCTAGGCCGGCGGCGATGGCCTTGCGCTGCAGCCATGCCAGCGACAGTTCGGGCAGCGGGTCGGGCTGGCGCCCGGCGCCATCGCAGTCGTTGCCGCCGCCGACGTCGGAGTGCGAGCCGATGAACCAGCGCTGCTCGATCTCGATCTGCTCGGCCTTCTTCGAGGTCAGCGTCTCGCCGGGCTTCACCGTGTACGGGTTGCGCGTCCACACCGTGGGCACGAAGTCGGCGCGGTGCTCGTCCAGCGCCAGCGCCTGGTAGGCGTACCTGACGATCTTGCTGAGTTCGGTGTCGTGGAACCGGTAGCGCTTGCGCGCATAGGGGAACCACGAGGCGGTGTCCGGGATGCCAAGCGAGCCGACGGTATCCCACACGCCGATGAAGTGGATGTCGATCACGATCGAATGGCCGGCGCGGAACGCCACCGCGGCCGGGTCGTCGGGCCTGCTGTGGATATCGCGATAGAAATCGTACGCGGCGGCAGCGTCGGCCCTGGCCACGCTGCCGTCGGTGTCGCAGCGGAGCAGGCCGCATTTGCGGATCATGCCGCCGAGGCTGCGCGCGGTATAGGCGCCGCGGCTGAAACCGAACAGGTAGAGCAGGTCGCCGGGCTGCCAGGTCTCGCACAGCCAGAGGTAGCCATCGAGCACGTGGTCGGACAGGCCATAGCCGAACGCGCCGCCGAGCAGGTGGGCGATGCCGCGCTTCACGCCCACGCCCGGGATGTAGTTGACCAGTTGCGGGTTGCCGTCCGCATCGCGCGGCGCGACCAGCCGGCGCAGGCGTTCCACGTTGGTGTTCGACTCGGGCTTGTTCCAGGTGCCGTCGAACAGCAGTACGAGCCGGCGTGCGGCCATGGTGCCCTCCAGCATGATGCGTTCGGGATCGCCCGCAGCCATTCTGCGCTCTGGCGATCGGCGGGACGGGGCCAGGGCGGCGTATCCTGTGTGCTTCTACATCGTCAGCGAGCGGGCACGACGAAGATGGACATGCAGGGCCAGATTAACAAGGCACAGGCGTTGCGCAAGATGCATGACCGCAGCACGATCCTGCTGCTGCCGAACGCGTGGGATGCGGGCAGTGCGCGGCTGTTCGCGCAGCGCGGTTTTGCGGCGGTCGCCACCACCAGCGCCGGCGTGGCCTGGTCGCTCGGCTACGCCGACGGCGAGCAGGCGCCGCTGGCCGACGTGCTGGCGGCGATTGCGCGGATCACGCGGGTGGTCGGGCTGCCGGTGACGGCGGATATCGAGACCGGCTACGGCGAGACGCCGGCGGACGTGGCCGCCACTGTGCGCGCGGTGATCGCGGCCGGCGCGGTGGGCATCAACCTGGAAGACGGTCGCCCCGGGCACGGCCCGCTGCGGCCCGTCGTGGAGGCCGCTGCGCGGATCCGAGCCGCACGCGAGGCGGCCGATGCGGCTGGCGTACCGATCGTGATCAACGCGCGGGTGGACAACTGGATGCAGCACGATGCCACCGCTCCGGCCGAACGCCTTGCCGACGCCGTGCAGCGTGCGCAGGCTTATCTGGCGGCCGGTGCGGACTGCATCTATCCCATCGGCCTCGATGACCGCGCCACGCTGGCCGCGTTGGTGCAGGCCATCGACGCCCCGGTGAACGTCGCTGCCGGGCCGGGCGTGCCGGGCCTGGCCGAGCTGGCACGTCTCGGGGTGGCCCGCGTGAGCACGGCTACGCGTCTTGCCGCACTGGCACTGGCCGCGGTCGACCAGGCGGCAGGCGCCATGCTTGAAAGCGGCCGCTTCGACAGCCTGGCCGCCGACTTCACCTATGCGGACGTGCAACGGATGTTCGCGCATGCCTGATCGCCCCGTGGTGCTGGACCGCGCGTTCTACCGGCGCGATCCGCGCGAGGTTGCCCCCGACCTGCTGAACAAGATCCTGCTGAGCGCGGACGGCCGCAGCGGTCGCATCGTGGAAACCGAGGCCTACTGCGGGCCGATGGATCCGGCCGCGCACTCCTGGCGCGGCCGCACCGCACGCAATGCGACGATGTTCGGTGCACCGGGGTTGCTCTATGTGTACTTCACCTATGGCATGCACTGGTGCTGCAACCCGGTGTGCGGCGAGGAGGGCGAAGGCGTCGCGGTGTTGTTGCGCGCGCTGGCGCCGCTGGACGGACTGGCCGCGATGCGCACGGCGCGGGCGAGTTGCCGCAGCGATCGCGACTTGTGCCGCGGGCCGGCGCGACTGTGCCAGGCCATGGGCATCGACCGCACGCAGGACGGCATCGACCTGGTCGGCGGCGCCGGCGGGTTCAGCATCGTCGACGACGGCATGCCGCCGCCCGCGGCACCCGTGGCGACGACGCGCGTGGGCATCACCCGCGCGGCCGACGAACCCTGGCGCTGGTACGTGCCGGGCGACCCGCACGTCTCGCGCCGCTGAACGGAGCGTCACCGTTACCGCGGCGGCAACGTGAAGTTGACGACGGCTTGATCGTGCAGGGCACACGGTAGCGGCACGCCATTCCTCCAGCTGCGGGGCCCGAGCCATGCCGTATGCATCCATCAGCGAGCTGCCCGATGCCGTGCGCGACCACGTGCCGGAACACGCGCAGGAAATCTACAAGGAGGCGTTCAACAGCGCCTGGGACGAGTACGCCGACAAGGACGAGCGCCGCGGCGACGAATCGCGCGAAGAGGCCGCGCACAAGGTGGCCTGGGCGGCGGTGAAGAAGAAGTACCGCAAGGGTGCCGACGGCGACTGGCACGCGAAGTAGCCGGGGATCGGGAATCGTCAGGGCGTACCGTGAGGCAGGCCGCGCGCCGTGAGGAATGCCCTGGCGTTGTCCGCGTCGTGCTCGAACCACGCGCGGGCCGAGCCGAGCCGGAACGTATAGCCCCACGCATCCATGTCGGTCATCAGGCGCTCGCGTCCCACGCCGGGCAGTTCGTCCGCCAGCACGATCTGCAGGTAGCAGGTGGCGTCTTCTTCCTCGATCGAGTCGGTGGCGTCGGTATGGACGTCTGGACGTCTTTCCGGCGGCAGCACGATCAGGTGGCCGGCTTCGTGCAGCAGGGAGTGCACCGGGGTGTCGTCGCGGGCGTAGACGGTGGTGCCGATGATGCCGGCCTCCTCGTCGCCCCAGAAGCTGCCGGGGATCGGTTCGCCCGCCGCCACGCGTTGGAGCTGCAG includes:
- the chaB gene encoding putative cation transport regulator ChaB — protein: MPYASISELPDAVRDHVPEHAQEIYKEAFNSAWDEYADKDERRGDESREEAAHKVAWAAVKKKYRKGADGDWHAK
- a CDS encoding isocitrate lyase/phosphoenolpyruvate mutase family protein translates to MQGQINKAQALRKMHDRSTILLLPNAWDAGSARLFAQRGFAAVATTSAGVAWSLGYADGEQAPLADVLAAIARITRVVGLPVTADIETGYGETPADVAATVRAVIAAGAVGINLEDGRPGHGPLRPVVEAAARIRAAREAADAAGVPIVINARVDNWMQHDATAPAERLADAVQRAQAYLAAGADCIYPIGLDDRATLAALVQAIDAPVNVAAGPGVPGLAELARLGVARVSTATRLAALALAAVDQAAGAMLESGRFDSLAADFTYADVQRMFAHA
- a CDS encoding DNA-3-methyladenine glycosylase; the protein is MPDRPVVLDRAFYRRDPREVAPDLLNKILLSADGRSGRIVETEAYCGPMDPAAHSWRGRTARNATMFGAPGLLYVYFTYGMHWCCNPVCGEEGEGVAVLLRALAPLDGLAAMRTARASCRSDRDLCRGPARLCQAMGIDRTQDGIDLVGGAGGFSIVDDGMPPPAAPVATTRVGITRAADEPWRWYVPGDPHVSRR
- a CDS encoding DUF2235 domain-containing protein: MAAGDPERIMLEGTMAARRLVLLFDGTWNKPESNTNVERLRRLVAPRDADGNPQLVNYIPGVGVKRGIAHLLGGAFGYGLSDHVLDGYLWLCETWQPGDLLYLFGFSRGAYTARSLGGMIRKCGLLRCDTDGSVARADAAAAYDFYRDIHSRPDDPAAVAFRAGHSIVIDIHFIGVWDTVGSLGIPDTASWFPYARKRYRFHDTELSKIVRYAYQALALDEHRADFVPTVWTRNPYTVKPGETLTSKKAEQIEIEQRWFIGSHSDVGGGNDCDGAGRQPDPLPELSLAWLQRKAIAAGLACDAPFMPEADADTGVPRNSYAEFMGGLYKEFKPPFDRMLGTGVNERIDDSVWQRWLADPGYRSPSLVRALADASALISADAVVRAPATPSA